TTTGGGAACATTACACGTTCACCCCGGGCGTGTTGACAATAAAATCTTAAGGCTGTTATTGATGTCTTCCACATCTGTGGTCATGGCCAGTTTTCCTTCAGTTTCATTAAACTCAGGCGGAAAACTCCAGCCTGTTCCTAAAAAATCTGTATTTATTTTCATACGTTAATTTGTTATATTGAATGTTCACATCCTGCATCTGTAGCATAGAGTTTTGGTTATTTTAACCGTTTTTGTTATTGATGTTTTACATTTTTAGTTTTAGTCAGATCCTATTTATAGGGAGCTAATGATTGTATTAAAAGCTGCCTTCAATATTATCCGCCTATTAAAACAGTAGCTTCACCTGCGGTTATCACTCCTCCATGAGCGGTAGAATCTCCCATTCTTGCGGCAGGTTTCCCACCTATTAAAACACTTGAAGACCCTGATGCAATGGTGTCCGGTGGTCCGGTACATACTGCTTTGTCTCCTTGTCTTGCTGCGGGCATTCCGCCGATAAGCACTGTGGGTTCTCCTGCCGGCATTATAGGACCTCCTACATGGGGAACATTTCCCGTTACCATAGGGCAGGTATGCATATCTGTAATTCTTGCTGCCGGTTTCATGATTATTAATTAATTTTAACTTGAGATCCTTTTACTACTGTTACTGCTCCTGATTTAAGCTCTGAGCCGGAACTGCCTTCTGCTTTAAATTGAGCACTTGCTTTTACATTGATATTGGTTCCTTCCATATTAATGTCTCCTTTTGCTTTGATCTTGATGTCTTTCCCGCTTTCCATACTGATACCGTCTTTATTAAGGGTAAGAATATTAGAATGCTCATCTTTTATTGTAATGACATCGGCATCTTCGTCTACAATCACTTTTTTACCTTTTGGTGTTTCCAGTGTGTACGAAATTTTGTCGTCATTAAAAATCATTTTCATTTCGCTTCGGGTAACAAATCCTTTTTCGTGATTATCGTCAGAAGCTACAATAGGAGCTGGTTTTGCACTGCTGTTCAGCATTCCAAGCACAATGGCATCATTGGGGTCATCATTAATAAATCCGATGATAACCTCATCTCCTATTTCCGGTCTGAAGAATGATCCTCTGTTTTCACCTGCATCAAGGGTGGCAATACGTGCCCAGATTCCTTCTTCCTCGCTATTAATGATAGGAATCTGTACCAGAATTCTGTCTTCTCCGTCCGGATCTGATTCCAGTTGTGATACTACCCCTACATGCAATCCGCTTATGGCAGGCATAATTCCTGAACCAGACATTTCACTTACATCATAGGTTTCGGAGAACCATGTTGGAGAAAGTCCGAATTGAGCATCCACCAGCCAATTTCCTTCAGC
The window above is part of the Chryseobacterium sp. MA9 genome. Proteins encoded here:
- a CDS encoding PAAR domain-containing protein, which produces MKPAARITDMHTCPMVTGNVPHVGGPIMPAGEPTVLIGGMPAARQGDKAVCTGPPDTIASGSSSVLIGGKPAARMGDSTAHGGVITAGEATVLIGG